One segment of Asterias rubens chromosome 2, eAstRub1.3, whole genome shotgun sequence DNA contains the following:
- the LOC117307093 gene encoding uncharacterized protein LOC117307093 — protein sequence MLANLSKSSATTRVGPADLQEPLLEPVKTMQEFDVLEMRLAESDFKKRMINYLSLVGGANIAQTSRRIMKKLGSNNLWSDFNVFGRKGKRGLKSTRFYPVIVRACVMTHQGAKETEIEEVLGDFLKRTPYLPGGRKCKKPDTVGAGVPAVAAEDVAEDVATDAAVADATEDEEGAMDN from the exons ATGCTGGCAAACCTGTCAAAATCATCAGCAACTACACGGGTAGGTCCTGCCGACCTGCAGGAGCCCTTATTGGAACCTGTAAAGACAATGCAGGAATTCGACGTGCTCGAAATGAGACTCGCAGAGTCAGATTTTAAGAAGAGAATG ATCAACTACCTGAGTCTAGTCGGCGGTGCCAATATTGCCCAAACAAGTCGGCGTATCATGAAAAAGCTGGGGTCAAATAATCTTTGGTCGGATTTCAACGTGTTTGGGCGGAAGGGGAAGCGTGGTCTGAAGTCGACCAGATTTTATCCAGTCATTGTCA GAGCCTGCGTAATGACACACCAGGGCGCCAAAGAGACGGAGATTGAAGAAGTCCTAGGGGACTTTCTCAAGCGAACCCCATATCTTCCAGGAGGGAGGAAATGCAAG AAACCTGATACCGTTGGGGCTGGAGTTCCAGCTGTCGCTGCTGAAGATGTTGCCGAAGATGTTGCAACAGATGCTGCTGTTGCAGATGCTACTGAAGACGAGGAGGGTGCCATGGATAATTGA